The nucleotide sequence GAtcgtaaattattttttattactgtgAAACTACTCGGTACGATTCCGCGCGGCTGGAAATATTTATTGCAACCGATACAGATCCGTCAAACGTTTCTGCCGACGGTCGTTAGCATATCTGCTCGATCTTTGGTTATTGAATTGGACGCgaaaattgttatatcgcgtTCCAGAATAATTTGCACGTTGCCGTTTCTGTTTGAAACATTATTAATAGGGTGAATGTTGTACGAATTCGCAGGGCTCGATTCCCGCATGCACGAAgacgagaatttgcataaagattcggaATCCGGTTGTTATACAACGTTCCTTGTGCACGGTTATACGTGGCTGCATAATTTATCGGTGAAAAGAGCATTCAGAAGAGGTTGATTGATGAATGGAAGAAGTGGCAATTGAAACATTAAAGTCTAGAATAATTTTCTTTCCGCAATGTATTATTTTACAGTGCGCCTAGAAATTGTATTCATCCGATCGCTGATTAAATCTAATGAGATGATTTAAGGTTCCTGATACTTTCGTATGGATCTATTCCATCGCGATAACTATAATTACTCGCTTCGATTGTTCTATTCGTGACGTGGAAATCTTCGCGTTTCAGCGATACATCGGCCAAATTAATGGAACATAACTAAGCACGCTAGTTGAACGAACACTCAGAAAAACGATCGTTCTCTCTTGGTTTTCTCTTGATACGGAATGCTAGATGAAATCGGACAAAATCCTTCGTATCGTAATTACGTATATCATATAAATGAGGATCGCGAATCGTTGTACTAAATCAGTCCCTTATTTTATCGAAATTTCATTGTGAAATTCGAGTTTCTACACACTCGTTTAGTCGAGAAAATAATTAAGCTGTTATTTAAATCATTTTACAGGTTTACCATTACTTTCTCAAAATTATAGTTCTCCTTTACTTCGCCAAAGGGCGGACTGCTTCGTTATTGACCGAGTTTTCAGGAATTTTTACTTAAATGACAAAAGCGCTTCCtcgatttaataataataataaataatgggaacaataattatagaaacgtttattttcaatttttcgttAGTACAATATCCTTTGACCTATGGAAAAATTGAGAACAAAAATTTTTATGCATTCTTTTATGtttctgttattattattattagaactatttttatttagaaaaatatttctgGAAGCACGTTACAGTTTTAATAGAACCAGATAGTTTAATCTGTGAAAGTTGGCTGTGCCAAATCATTTAACTGCGTCAAAATATAACAATTCCGCAGTCAGTCTTCCTGAACAAAATGGAATAATACTGAATAAAACGGATTATTATATTCCCTTTAATCGATTCAATgaactataattattatatattgttcaaATATACGTATTTCGGATGGATGCATGTATCTGTTCCGCGAAACTGATTCACCGTGTCGAAACCAAACTTTTCACGAACGTCGAACACAGCTGAACCGACATAAATTTGCCAACAACGAATACTATTGTTAATCATGTCACGCGCAACAATAAATTTGAACAGTGTCAAGCTACGGTGTACCGCCGACAGGCCGTAAAGCGTCAGCCTTCCGTTTGTTTGTTATTCTAAATTGATTCGCGCAGCGCATGTTCATTCGGGCAGTTACTTATGTACTTACTTGGAGTTCGTTGCATCTCATGATACAGGATGGTCGCTATTTCCGTGGGTTCTACGTAATCTGTCAGTCCATCCGTGGCAATCACCAGGAAATCCTCGGTATCGTCCAAAGGGTAGCACTTCACTTCCGGTTCACCTGTTACGAATGGTTTGTACCGTACGTCACCTGAAATGGTCAATTAAACATAAAATTAAACTAAAAAAATACGTATCGACCAACAATCGTTGGtctgtaaataattatttaaagctTATTAATAGTTTCAAGCTTATAAAAAGTAGCACCTCTCATAGAACGTTTCGACATTTTTAAATGTATTTGAACATTGGCAGAATTCTGAATTCTGGTCAGTTAAACAAAAAGTTGAACTCAAAACTATACAGCATATTGTTAGTctgtaaataattattcgaagctTGTTAACAGTAACACCTGTcatgttttaatttttttagtTTTTTCTATGTTTTAATTTCTTTGAATCATTAACGGAACTATCACAGAAAATGTGGTGAATTAAATAACAAACTGAACACAAGAATAAATAATACGCAGTCAGcctgtaaataattatttacagctcaTTAAAAGCTCATAGGATATTTTCATGTATTTTCTTGTATTCAAACATTTACAGAACTTTGTATAGAGGTACCGAATTGTTAATGAACAAAATACATTTATTGGTAGTCATTCAAAATTATACTAGCAAGAATGTATATTAAATTAGGAACCGTTCCGATAGCAGCACATTTGCAATTAAAAAGATTATCAACAATCCAAGAAtgtagaatatttttaaatataattgttCACCGAATGTGAAACCTGTGTCATTCTAGAGAGAGCGTCCCGTTAATTAAATATCGAAAAATACTGAGTATTTCTAAATCAAATTCTATGTACAGCTCAAGTTACACAGGATAACGCATGATTAATAGAATCAGTCGTAAATGTTTCATCGATAAAAGTAAAAAACGATCGTAGAATTTTCTTCGTAcgcaataaatttattaatgaaaCAGCTATTTCCACTTCGTAACTGCGTCAACTACTCGAAAGAAAATGTTATTACTTTCATGATTAATAACGATGATTTTATTTCCCTTAAACTATCTTGATATACAGCACTACTAATAACATTTTATTGAGAAATTTTCGTTCCGACAGCACCTATCCAGTACAGagtttattttctatttaaaatatttttgattTAAAATCGGTTGCggaattttacaaatttataaaaagaaagAGACCGGTTTTTAAAAACCCACAAACCCAATTAGCAAAAAACGACAATGCTAAATACGTCTACGCATTGTTTCTTAATCTCGTTTACCCACAAATTTTCATGTTCCTTTTTAATTACTAACTGTTCCCAGTTTCATTCATGGTTGTAGCAAAGCGATAGAAAGAACCGCATAAGTTTCTAATAACCGGAAGCGTCTATGTTACGGTAGTGCCATTATTTAAATTAGTTACGCCATTCATTAATTAGATAATTAAAGTTAATTACGGTCTAGTTGAATACTGATAATCCCCCACGCTCCCATCATCGCGTGTTTTTCAGATGTAAAAAACAACGCTTATGTGCGATGGGTAACTGTAACAGTTATCTTGGATTCCATAAAACTGCGCGTCACGCGGAATGAAATTTTCTTTCTTTGTCACTTCTTCTGCCTTGCCTGAACGCGATCGGCGAATTTATTTCAGTGAATCGGTTAATTAGAAAAAGAAAGCTCGAACACATTTTAGAATCTCGCTGAGATTTCTAGACACCGTAACTGTTATAATCGGCGCGGAAAAATATCGTTGCGTTACGATcattattttcatacaaatgttTCTCGTTTTATGTAGGCTGCAGATCTTATACATGTATatgaaaacaatttttgttcattattttcaaTGATGACGACAATAACTCAACAAATTATTTGAACTGTTACGTTGTAACaaatttttctgaaatttttatttaacattaaatCTACCGCGGTCAAAATAACCGTTcccttattttgcaattctgcgcAGTTTACAGACTCTTTCATGGAAAAtacttgaataaataataataataataatacttgatccaataatgtaatttattcaagcaTTTTCCATGGAAGAGCCTCTAGATTATGCAGAACTGCAAAATAAGGaaacggtcattttgaccgcggtagatttagtgttgaAGCAAGCCTATTAATAGGCTTCCGGTAAATAAAATGATAACATACACTGAaccacgaaagtattcgaacgccttttaatacgaaatagaaggtttctAAAATTTTTTGAAATAGGACCAAACgatttgaaattattttaagATGTCAGAGATGTCTAGCTTACTAGGACAATGTCTCTAAACGTgctttcaaaaattgcaattaattggaatgacaaaaaaaagtctcacagtttatatatatatatatatatatatatatatatatatatatatatatatatatatatgcaatgaATTCGACATACAAACTGTATgtttgttaaaaaagaaaacaaaatttttagGACGCAAAATAGTTAAACTACCATCCGCTGTGATAAACTTTAATTATCTATCGTCAGTTTCATTAATCAAATCGCTTAGATTTTGTGGGAATTGTTGGTATTGATTCTCAGCGGTTAACGCGTTAAACAACGATTTGTGAATAATCGATTTAACAGACGTGCAGCTTAAGTGTTAATTCGTTGGACAAACCACCCTAAATCGGGATAATAAATCTGGCGATTTGTAGACGGAAGTGCACACACCAAAACCTGATGGGATTTCCACTAAATTGAACACATCGAACTCCATCCGATAAGCTGCGCGGAGCGAAGGACCGCGGTCGATCCTCGATTGTGAAATCTACCGGAAGTAGATGGTAATAGGCACGGAAGCGCTATCAATCGTAAAATTTCCCGAAGCCGAGGAGAAATTCCTCGCAAACGAGGGACCAGCGAGACACGCGTCTCCTCGCGATGCAAAAACGGGCGTAATGGACTGTTAATTATTCCGGGCATGCGATTGTAGCAGCCACCCAGTAAAGCGTGCATTGCTCGGAGCATGGCTGCACGTATTATTGTGTCAGCGGTCGTACGGAACCAACAGGATACTCGACACGCGTCCAGaattttttctttccttttctccGCGACACCTAATCCATAGTTGGACACCTACGCCGCTAATATCTGTGCTCCCTACTTGGTTTCTGTGCGAACACGCGACAATTTGGCACCTCGACTTCTTGCAACAATTAGGCAAGAATTAGATGAGAGGATCTCTCCTAATATACTGTCTGCTTGTTGGCGTCGAGATCAGTCTATCTTCGTGGGCGATCATGTTTGTAAAATACGACGCAGTTAttgtgtatttatttatttattgcagcGTGTAGCTGGCGTTAAACTACATTCAGACATGTTTAAATGGCCTCGAAACGACCTTCGACCCCGAACGTGAAATTATTGTCTATAGATatcacaatgtttaaaaaacgTTTCTTCTTCATAATCAGTAGactggatctttatgcaaaacaattCTTGAAATCTATCAATCTTATCGCTGTTTTATCTTTCACCTGTTTTTATCATAACTATATAAATCCGCAATCAAAAGATGCTTTAACCATATCTGTTTTACACAATGATTGCTGAATTAACATCCATAAAAGTTCAACGAAATTACAGtagtttaataaataaaatagtaaaaaccGATTTCAATGTTTATTGGTCTAAAAATCCAATCAACTTTAACGAGCTTTCCATTTTACATATTACTACATACTTTATAAAATTTATGTTTGTCTAGtgatccgcaatctagtaattAAAAAATCAAGCTTCGAATATGCAATATGTGTATATTTAGTAATGCACATTATTAATGGCACGTAGCGAATATGTTAATGATCAAAAAATTTTAGACGCTCTGCCAACGGATAAACAACTAGTGATATCCACGAATAAATGTTAATAACTTTTCGACTTAAAACATTGTTTATCGATCCCGAGTTTGGAACGATCTTCAATTAGCAATCGATGATTTGATTATACACGTCGCCCAAGCAGACAGAAAATGAAACAGCAATCGTAACAGGACTGCTTTGGAACTCGCTTGCTGAGATGATAATAGAGTCAAGTTTCAGATACCGCAGAAACAATCCGCAAGAATCGACGTAATAAAATAGTCAAGAATGTATGAGAACGTCTCGGGAATTACCTTAAAAGTCAGAATTCTTTTCGACTCTTCCTGGTATATCGAAATTCCAGTCAACATTAATTTGTTAATGAGAATGCTGTCTGCAAAAACAATCTCGGATTGAcgataaacgaacgaggaaaaaCGTTGAATACAATAAATTgtactatattttatttagattttaatcATCAAAGGAAGCTTTTTGAAGGAAAACAAACCTAGACAGGCCAAGAAAGCAAAGATTCGGTCCTGTGTAGTCTTAAAACGAATGGTGTATAACGCATTTGGCGATTTGCACTCACAAGGATATCAGTTTACACGCCACTCCTCAGCATACTACAAGAAGTTTAGTATAGCTGCTCCATAATTGATAGAGGGAAAATAGCATAGTACTCGGCGCACTCTGTACCTTGCACGTTGTCCGTTTAATTCTACCAACAAGGAGTTGGAACATTCCTAAGCACTTTTCGCGACACTGTAAATTATAGTGTGCACTAATTCGTTGGATAAATGTGTTTATAACTAGAGACCTGTGCGAACTTAATCACTCATTTATATGGTGCGCTTGAACACCTAATGCGTGACCTACTGTGTGgaaagaaaattaatcttcataGAGTTTGCACACACAGACGTTTCGTGATTGGCAAAAACTCTGTTTACTCTAAACCAATCGTATTGCTTCATAAAAACGACGAGACTGagtttatttaaacttttcgacatatttaatataacgtGTGGTTGAACTAAGAAATTCGTTCTCAGTCcttttctaataatattattaataagaaataataaaatattaataaaataatacccaTAAAATAGCATAATATTTACTGAAAAATTAAAATGTTTTGAATGTTTTTAACAAAATCgaaaataacataaatattatattgaaagaaacacatctattaggaTATATTAGAATAAACATCTGTTAATATTTTTTTCCCTATTATGCTATATTGTATCCTTCAAAAACCCTTAACCCTCCTATCTCGAATACGGGGTCATTTTGACCTGCGAACGATATGACAACTTGGTATGCGATAGCATTCCGTCCAAGGACAGCGTTCGAAGGTAATGTTGACAGCAGTTTCCAACACAAACTTTATTATGAGTTAAAATGACCCCGCATTCGTCTCCAGCGATCATCAAAAACCATTCGTCTTCCGTGGTTTAATTATTAGTACAGTTTCCATTACAATAAGCAAAACTATTTCATAACGTCATAGCAACAACAAATGAATAATCATAACTCGCCCTTATCTGGTATCACGGGGTTACGATAGAGCTCAAAtaaaaaatgcaggaaaaaaTGTTAATCTTAAACTAGATAAACGCTCTATTGATATTTTAATCTTAACTAgtgtatacaataatataaacatGGAAAATGAGATAGAAATACAATGTTAGGATTACTCATGACTTCAGTATATCGGTTAAGGATTAACATTTCACGTAAATACAAATAATTCACTAAGTTTACTGTTATTCCTATAGATGAAAGATTAGTACATACATTATGTAGATAATATTCACTATATTCATTTAGTTTCTTCTTATCAAATACATTAAGAGACTAACATAGTAGAATATAAATTCTACAAACGTTTAAATTTTCAAAAGTATAGCGAAAGCACATGCGTCGGATACAGTGTATCGATTTCAAGATACATGTATCGCCATCTAGCGATTGCGAGCATCTCTCCGAGCACCAACGAATGTCATTCTCGACTCTCGAAGCGACAGATGTGAAGTGGAAAGTTGACAGGAAAGAGGATTGACTAGATTGACAGTGTGAAAGAAATGTCAACGCGCGTGCCTCGTGCTAATATAAGAATGTGAGTACGAAGAAGAAATATCAACAAACACTAATTAATTCTTAATAAAGTTTCCAAACATATGGCCACGCCTTGGAAAACACAGTTTTCTCGTTCcgtaatttttcataaaatgtaACTGCGTTCACTGCACTTTGATAACCTCCTACAAAATTAACCTCAAATTTCTATTAGAGCGAGCAACAGTGGTTACGCGTATATGTACTGTTCGTTTAGTAACAAgttaatttatttatgtttacTAACTTCAAATTGTTACTTGTAAACGCACAAAGTATTTGACaaatttgtaaatattaaaTGCGATATACTAATAAAATGGTTGATTCTTACTTTAAAAAAAGGCTGTACTCTTTTACTTATTTTACTAACAGAAAAAGGTAAATATAGcaaaacaaaatttttaaatattaatgattatatATTTAGGAAAAAATGGAAGGAATGAGGTAacatcaaatttttcatttaaaaataagcTTTCAATGTTTGTATTATTTActcttatttaatataaagaaaaaTATGTCTTGTTCAGAAATATTGAACAGAAAAAAATATGTACCCTTTAAGtaataaaatgtatatttattctttatattaaaaacATTTAGAAAAGATTGTTCTGCCAGAAAACAACAAATTACATACATAAATTatgtttagattaatattaaattacttACTTTCTCTTAACAATAGACAACgaaattttattatatctttttaGGAAAGCTAAAACCAATAAGAAGTGACTTACCTATTGCCCTTGAAACGCTTAATACTCCATTAACTCGTAAGATTCCAACACTTTGCATCACTACTCCTCCTACCCTTTGTATTCTTTGTACTTCATCCTAAGAAACAGAATCATGATGTTTGTCGCACTTCACTATAAACActttataaatatactataccTACAGAATTTCAATTGTTTTTCATGCATTCAAAATGTAACCAAAATTCTCTGTCAAGTTCATTGTGTATATAGATGATACATTATATTATCAAATTAATACTGAAATCATTGATCTAAAGAAGTTTAAAGATGACAGAATTGGGAACGCAAATAGACAGTGACAAAAGACTATTGCCATTTAAAACTTATgaagattatttagattcactgGTAACATTTGTTGATCTTGGATATTTAGGAAATTTATATACTGCTCGTCAATTAGCTGAGCTTGGATATCGTTGCACTGGAGAAACTCTTAGCAGAGATGAATTTAATTGCCGCTTGAAAACTTTACAAGATTTACTGTTTCCAATTTATAGACCATATGAATTAACATCAGAATTTATTACACCAACCAATGCAGTAATGCAGGAACTCGCACTTCGTGAACGTGCAAATAGATTAAAAATCATATCcactattatttttataagaAACTATACAAAACTTCAATTTGAAATCTCTGGTTACATCGATTTTTGCGAAAGACTTGAAAAAGAAAACTGGCTTCCATATTTTCAAGGAAAGAAAAAGCTGTGGCCTCATGCAACTGATCTTGCATACTACCATTGGAGAACAAATAAAACGTGCTTAAATGAAACTTGCAATTATCAACCAGTTATAGATCCAAAACTAGGTCTCAGATTTAAAAACCTTCATGATAGAGATTTTGTTAATATTGATCCCACAATTCCTTCTCCAGGTTTAGATACAACAAGAGTAAGAATACGTTGTGCAGAGTATGAAcatgtaatactatatgaccATAGACTTCGAAGTAAAAGTCATATTTAAATAACAAATATATACCTGGGTATATATGTAAtatgaaaattaaattgaataaagGAATTCTGTATACTTACTTCACGGTTAAGGCGATGAGGATTTACTAATTGAACAACAGTGTTGGATTTTACTACCATTGCTGTAGAATCTCCTGCCCAAGCAACATATAACTTTTTATTTAACAATAAAGTGCAAACTGCTGTAGTTCCACCACATACTTTCTATAAAAtagaaaagaattatttaattgtttatgaTATATGCTTAATTTATACACTGTGATAGCTTAATTTATACACTAGCACTCACTTGTGATTTAGATTTCTCTATAAATTGTGTATCTGTAGTAATAAAAGCATCATGTAAGGCACGCTCTGGATCAGTAGGATAATGTCTGCTTTCCGCTAAATACTGATGAAGATGCGAAGCACAATATACAGCTGCATCTTGTCCTGCATGTCCATCAAATACTGCATAATAATTTGCTACGGAGTCAtcctataatttaaaaatacatttatCTGAGATAACATTTcacttatatttttatatggCATAATAAAAAGATTCAATATATACATACCTCAATACCAAAAGTAGCATGTAAATCATGTAAAACTACATAGCGATCCTCCATTTTTCTtctacaatttttgtttccacCAGCTACTACTTGTGGCAGTGGTGTAGAAGGTGAAGGTAGCAGTAATGGTAATTGAGTATTCATTAAGAAGCGATAACATATTTTATTAACTTTGCCAGTAATAGCTTGCATTAATTTCAGTGAGGTATATGCTGCAAAATATTGCACTAATTAAAAGAGATTCTatttaaatgaaattgaattaaaaattgatGGCAAAGTAACATACTTTTCTCTTGTGCTTTGTATCCACAATCTTCTGGTTGTTttttacacatggatttgatttcCTGTATTGCTTGATGAAGCAAATGTGCTTGCAAGTTTGGTGGACATTGCCTAAAATAGAGTAAACTTTTCTGAATCAACAaatgttttaaaaaattttacaatAATTATAGATACTATACATtatgtaaaatattattcaatatagcAAACTTCACATTCTAAGAACTACTGTGAATATagaaaacaataaaataacCAAAACTGGATGCTTGATGATAAAAAGCATTTGTAAAATTTTGGAATTCTATTTCCTgtgttcaaaattatattaatacaaaaGCATGGATTTTTCGTTACGAAATTCTCTCAATCGTAAGCAAGAAAATAGTTTAAAATTTATTggtataattattaattgtttattaattaactataatcCTGAATTTTTGTTTGTAATAAACTCTACAATTTTGATAAACATAAAAAAAATTTGGAATTAATATCTCATTTTATTTGACTAAATCAAtatacaatttttgtatttctaatattataattattatttaataacttTCTCATTTTTTTCTAGTAAAAAGatgtaattattttaaattatgtgAAATGATTTAAAATAGTTCATGCACAATATTATTAAACATACATATATCATAATTAAAGATTTTTTTCATCATTAATATTAGATAAGCATACTATACATTGTTTTCaaactttatttaaatatacaaaatacTTTATTAAGAAGCATCACATCAACAAATATTTCTAGAATTGCTAACATAGGTAACAAATTAACATAAATTCCTGTGTGTTTGTTTAGTTAGTGTTGACTACAAGCAAAAACATATCCATTTCCTTGATAATGGCCACGAGAAATGATAAAATTTCATGAATACCGCACGTCTCTTCGGCTTTCAACACAAGCTGGAATTTAATCAATGTTCCACCCCATCTTTCTCACCCCTTGAAAAAATTCTTTACAAATTCTTGAGTAACAAAACATCGTATTTATCAATATTTTACAAGTCGAAGCAATTTTAAAGAAGTGAGACTTCCGGAAAAATAGTGTCCATGAAATTTTGTGCTAAGAAACCGAAATGAACATTTGATGCAATTAGATATATGAGAATAAATATGAAGATATTctcaattaataatataatagcatAATATAGTACACACAGAtgtaattattgtaataatgtTAAGATTTGTATTCAATCAATTTTTTTACaaaaagtaaaagaaaattCTGACTATAATTCTCGATTACACCACTAAATGTtcgtatctatttatttatagtaAATGTGATATTTAAGCAACTATTTTGAAGTATTTTCAAGtatcaatatttattaataactatTTGTGTTGTACGATAAATTCGATTTACTTTGCTTTTCATTTCGCGAAAAGATTATCTgtaaaattttttaataaaaaatttacagattggtatttgtttcgtatttataaataattttatatgtaAACAGAATTGTTATAGAACTTTGTGTTTCTAGTAAAAACTCAttttagaaataattttttaccCTTCAAGAATTTTTTCTTCCTCTCGTTGTCCCGACAATTATGTTCTACCTATACATAGGGTACGCTCAATTATACACACGAATAGTTAAGTCATGTTCGAGCAAATCGAATGATACACCCCGATGGACATAGTTCGATCACCTGCAGCAGTGAAACAATATTTGCGAGCAATGTACCCCCGTTTCCGGCAATTTATAAGATAGCATATCGCTATTTAGATATGAAGGACCTCTGGAGAGGAGAAGTAACTCACAAACGCAGCTTGCCGCGAGAACAAGGAGATTGTACTTTGAACAAATATTCGAGTCGATTGAATCCAGAAGCTTTCGAGTTTGCGAACGATAGAACGACGATTCAAGGAGAAAGCTTGTTGCACTCTTTAGAAAAAGAGAGTCTCGAAGGAGATTCTAGCCAGCAGCCTATATCGACGATCCTTGAACATTATCGACTGAACCAAGAAATGGAACCGATTGTCGGCAGTTACCAACACGAGTGTAACGAAAATCTCGACGTATATTTCAAGGCTGTGGGTATGTTGAAACCAGCGAGTCAAAATGATTGCAGTACACCATACGATGGCAGCAAAAATAAATACGATCTATGAAAAAAGAAACGCGACGTTTGGTCTCGATTTTGAACCCCAGTTTCCGTTTCGGAGACTAAAAATCGCACAAGGTTTATTCTCTTATGATACACTCTGTTTTTGGAATGTTTACTTTCATTGGAATCTACTggtaatagaaatttaattgtTTACACGCGTGGCGTGTACGATTTATTGAATAAAGATTTAATATATCGATAATCTTGTATATTTCTGACCTCTTGTTTTGCCTAATATTCTATGTATATTTAGTCGTAGACGTAACTGGCAAGAAAGCTTGAATCATTTATATTAGGTTGAATCATAAATAATTCTTAGAATGAAAGTCAAGAGATGCATTTATCCTAATGACTCACCCTCGAACTGTCTGATAAATAGCAACAAGTCATTCCGAATGCTGGCAATTATCATATAATTGATTAGGatataattattcattttacattatcaataaataaaattgttatactaTAACGAAAATTATTTATGTCTCGATCTA is from Megalopta genalis isolate 19385.01 chromosome 12, iyMegGena1_principal, whole genome shotgun sequence and encodes:
- the LOC117228894 gene encoding uncharacterized protein LOC117228894: MKDLWRGEVTHKRSLPREQGDCTLNKYSSRLNPEAFEFANDRTTIQGESLLHSLEKESLEGDSSQQPISTILEHYRLNQEMEPIVGSYQHECNENLDVYFKAVGMLKPASQNDCSTPYDGSKNKYDL
- the LOC117228892 gene encoding cilia- and flagella-associated protein 299 gives rise to the protein MTELGTQIDSDKRLLPFKTYEDYLDSLVTFVDLGYLGNLYTARQLAELGYRCTGETLSRDEFNCRLKTLQDLLFPIYRPYELTSEFITPTNAVMQELALRERANRLKIISTIIFIRNYTKLQFEISGYIDFCERLEKENWLPYFQGKKKLWPHATDLAYYHWRTNKTCLNETCNYQPVIDPKLGLRFKNLHDRDFVNIDPTIPSPGLDTTRVRIRCAEYEHVILYDHRLRSKSHI